In one window of Brachyhypopomus gauderio isolate BG-103 unplaced genomic scaffold, BGAUD_0.2 sc164, whole genome shotgun sequence DNA:
- the LOC143501235 gene encoding uncharacterized protein LOC143501235, which translates to MKIVFEDRVPVDIAVAECSCVAGTALCNHNVALLFQTAHYSTLNLAAVPPVLSCTETEQRWHKPRTMGVKPGRVSDMVFLSSKPKQFTVADGVRSKRYKAVRGELPDPHVLKVDEQYKDFTADIAPLITTMAISADVPLVDSAFGKVQAGSPISYQHPVPVSWVVVHHPDAPLPPPLPVDGYRLEPTNCQFVCSHQQHLHLQSLVTTFDMARKIEVAIREQSNSVEWHRVRGPRITSSRFREICHVRGQSSAEILSQRIRKGVNQTAAMKRGLALEPVAIQEYCRIKNTNYWPCGFVIHPDAPWLGASPDGLVFDPTESPPFGLVEIKCPNAKSYVDCSYLKMQSGTLKLKQTHSYYWQVQGQLLLTGMEWCDFVVFAEDDILIQRIYRDCEVAKTIREKGDFLFFYFYMSV; encoded by the exons ATGAAG attGTCTTTGAAGACCGTGTACCGGTGGACATTGCAGTGGCCGAGTGCTCCTGTGTGGCTGGGACAGCACTCTGCAACCACAATGTTGCACTACTgtttcagactgcacactactccacactgaACCTggctgctgtacccccagtcctaagctgcacagaaacagaacaACGCTGGCACAAGCCAAGAACCATG GGTGTGAAACCAGGCAGAGTAAGTGACATGGTATTTTTGTCCTCCAAGCCGAAGCAGTTTACAGTTGCTGATGGTGTAAG GAGTAAACGTTACAAGGCAGTGCGAGGGGAGCTGCCAGATCCACATGTCCTCAAAGTTGATGAGCAGTACAAGGACTTCACTGCAGACATTGCTCCACTCATCACCACCATGGCCATAAGTGCTGACGTCCCGCTGGTTGATTCAGCTTTTGGGAAAGTCCAGGCGGGTAGTCCCATATCCTACCAGCATCCAGTACCAGTGAGTTGGGTTGTAGTACACCATCCAGATGCCCCTCTGCCACCACCTCTACCTGTAGACGGCTATAGGCTTGAGCCTACTAACTGCCAGTTCGTGTGCAGTCACCAACAACACCTCCATCTGCAGTCACTTGTCACTACATTTGACATGGCAAGGAAGATAGAGGTTGCCATCAGAGAGCAGAGCAACTCTGTGGAGTGGCACCGAGTCAGGGGGCCAAGAATAACTTCCTCCCGATTCAGGGAAATatgccatgtcagaggtcagagttcTGCAGAAATCCTGTCACAAAGGATTCGAAAGGGAGTGAATCAAACTGCTGCAATGAAGAGGGGATTGGCACTGGAACCGGTTGCCATACAGGAGTACTGCAGaataaaaaacaccaattactgGCCTTGTGGGTTTGTCATCCACCCTGATGCCCCCTGGTTAGGGGCATCTCCTGATGGTCTGGTGTTTGACCCGACTGAGAGCCCACCCTTTGGACTGGTGGAAATTAAATGCCCCAATGCAAAAAGCTATGTGGACTGTAGCTACCTGAAAATGCAGAGTGGCACACTGAAATTGAAGCAGACTCACAGTTACTACTGGCAGGTACAAGGCCAGCTCCTACTTACAGGTATGgagtggtgtgattttgttgtattTGCAGAGGATGATATTCTCATTCAGCGCATATACAGAGACTGTGAAGTGGCTAAAACCATTAGAGAGAAGggagattttttatttttttatttttacatgtcaGTGTAA
- the LOC143501243 gene encoding uncharacterized protein LOC143501243, with protein MGVKPGRVSDMVFLSSKPKQFTVADGVRSKRYKAVRGELPDPDVLKVDEQYKDFTADIAPLITTMAISADVPLVDSAFGKVQAGSPISYQHPVPVSWVVVHHPDAPLPPPLPVDGYRLEPTNCQFVCSHQQHLHLQSLVTTFDMARKIEVAIREQSNSVEWHRVRGPRITSSRFREICHVRGQSSAEILSQRIRKGVNQTAAMKRGLALEPVAIQEYCRIKNTNYWPCGFVIHPDAPWLGASPDGLVFDPTESPPFGLVEIKCPNAKSYVDCSYLKMRSGTLKLKQTHSYYWQVQGQLLLTGMEWCDFVVFAEDDILIQRIYRDCEVAKTIREKGDF; from the exons ATG GGTGTGAAACCAGGCAGAGTAAGTGACATGGTATTTTTGTCCTCCAAGCCGAAGCAGTTTACAGTTGCTGATGGTGTAAG GAGTAAACGTTACAAGGCAGTGCGAGGGGAGCTGCCAGATCCAGATGTCCTCAAAGTTGATGAGCAGTACAAGGACTTCACTGCCGACATTGCTCCACTCATCACCACCATGGCCATAAGTGCTGACGTCCCGCTGGTTGATTCAGCTTTTGGGAAAGTCCAGGCGGGTAGTCCCATATCCTACCAGCATCCAGTACCAGTGAGTTGGGTTGTAGTACACCATCCAGATGCCCCTCTGCCACCACCTCTACCTGTAGACGGCTATAGGCTTGAGCCTACTAACTGCCAGTTCGTGTGCAGTCACCAACAACACCTCCATCTGCAGTCACTTGTCACTACATTTGACATGGCAAGGAAGATAGAGGTTGCCATCAGAGAGCAGAGCAACTCTGTGGAGTGGCACCGAGTCAGGGGGCCAAGAATAACTTCCTCCCGATTCAGGGAAATatgccatgtcagaggtcagagttcTGCAGAAATCCTGTCACAAAGGATTCGAAAGGGAGTGAATCAAACTGCTGCAATGAAGAGGGGATTGGCACTGGAACCGGTTGCCATACAGGAGTACTGCAGaataaaaaacaccaattactgGCCTTGTGGGTTTGTCATCCACCCTGATGCCCCCTGGTTAGGGGCATCTCCTGATGGTCTGGTGTTTGACCCGACTGAGAGCCCACCCTTTGGACTGGTGGAAATTAAATGCCCCAATGCAAAAAGCTATGTGGACTGTAGCTACCTGAAAATGCGGAGTGGCACACTGAAATTGAAGCAGACTCACAGTTACTACTGGCAGGTACAAGGCCAGCTCCTACTTACAGGTATGgagtggtgtgattttgttgtattTGCAGAGGATGATATTCTCATTCAGCGCATATACAGAGACTGTGAAGTGGCTAAAACCATTAGAGAGAAGGgagatttttaa
- the LOC143501229 gene encoding uncharacterized protein LOC143501229 translates to MTADALRRPVGDQLILEEDENYLPSEQEVHEYAREIGIDPDGEPELLWLAREGIVAPLPPDWKPCQDVTGEVYYFNFSTGQSTWDHPCDEHYRQLVAQERECAQPCHGHAMDEEEEDEEPKKASVHEDSELRVAEETELDVDEEKKKREKECVCVCECMCGELSGLLQEVREEVQREHSRKLEQLSQEYQEQLFTLRHEHLEEVQREHSRKLEQVSQEHQEQLFTLRQKHLEEESVERERLLRAHLEERERMQASHTSQLDQLRLQLDSQLQHTHKIHMQKALEVQKMIEQLDMKTKELKTQELLLQTQAADLKKRRQQLSEEGDEVEKGIEAFSRVLRERDSLRAELDQLRDERRREREELDKEREGRRREREESKRMMEEREKLQARCDELHRRLRSVLVWRAPSKWRKWNLLSPLCPPPTTSRSIDNLQEYISGEGVQQRARQFLEKQTSCLRVRQAALRTAHPSPQRSAAGGSAQPLCQEVSELEKLRERVQKGHAILRKKEERLGQLETSLAEELSCDEGERLVGDRRVSDVTESETSGVCGQEETTHARPVKVQQLAESLQQISGQLNTVLGELESFTGRSVQPLPQPPPSSSFPPAPSWAWTPSPASSSVAQNSFLHSTINGVSMDTSARYPMRATRAYSGYTPASLSSELDGQRLQRLIDDNKRWLESRRKDPNVPLFTRYPAAPHTNGLVQLSLDKKNQIKVYHY, encoded by the exons ATGACAGCAGATGCCCTTCGGAGACCAGTTGGAGACCAGTTGATCCTGGAAGAGGATGAGAATTATctcccatctgaacaag AGGTCCATGAGTATGCCAGAGAAATTGGCATTGACCCTGATGGGGAGCCAGAGCTGCTGTGGCTGGCCAGAGAGGGGATTGTAGCCCCACTACCTCCTGATTGGAAACCCTG TCAGGATGTGACTGGAGAAGTATACTATTTCAACTTCTCCACGGGCCAGTCCACCTGGGACCACCCCTGTGATGAGCACTACCGCCAACTAGTGGCCCAGGAGCGGGAGTGTGCTCAGCCATGCCACGGCCATGCcatggatgaagaggaggaggatgaagagccgAAGAAGGCGTCTgtccatgag gacagtgaaCTCAGGGTGGCAGAGGAGACTGAGCTGGACGTGGacgaagaaaagaaaaagagagagaaggagtgtgtgtgtgtgtgtgagtgtatgtgtggtgagttgtctggtctgttgcaggaggtgagggaggaggtgcagagggagcacagcaggaagctggagcagctgtcgCAGGAGTACCAGGAGCAGCTCTTCACCCTCAGACATgagcacctggaggaggtgcagagggagcacagcaggaagcTGGAGCAGGTGTCGCAGGAGCACCAGGAGCAGCTCTTCACCCTCAGACAAaagcacctggaggag gagagcgtggagagggagcgcttgttgagggctcatctggaggagagggagaggatgcaGGCTTCGCACACGTCCCAGCTGGATCAGCTCAGACTACAGCTCGActctcagctccaacacacccacaaaataCACATGCAGAAA gcgttagaagtgcagaagatgattgagcaactggacatgaaaaccaaagagctcaaaactcaggaactgctactccaaactcag gctgcagatttgaagaagaggagacaacagctgagtgaggaaggagatgaagttgagaaggggatagag GCTTTCTCACGTGTCCTGAGAGAACGGGACAGTCTGCGTGCAGAGCTGGACCAAttaagagatgagaggaggagagaaagggaggagctggataaagagagagagggaaggaggagggagagggaggagagcaagaggatgatggaggagagagaaaaactTCAGGCTAGATGTGATGAACTCCACAGAAGGCtcag atctgtgttggtgtggaggGCTCCCTCCAAGTGGAGGAAatggaacctcctctctcccctgtgcccacctcccacaaccTCCCGCAGCATAGACAa cttgcaGGAGTATATTTCAGGTGAAGGTGTCCAGCAGAGAGCAAGACAGTTCTTGGAGAAACAGACCAGCTgtctgagagtgagacaggcggcactaaggacggcccaccccagcccgcagaggtccgctgcaggaggctctgctcagcctctctgccag gaggtgagtgagctggagaagctgagggagaGGGTCCAGAAGGGCCACGCGATCCtgagaaagaaggaggagagactcggccagctggagacgtcactggcagaggag ctgtcatgtgatgAAGGCGAGCGGCTCGTGGGAGATCGGAGAGTCTCTGATGTCACAGAGTCAGAGacgagtggtgtgtgtggccaagaggagacga cacatgcaaggccagtgaaagtgcagcagttagcagagtccctgcagcagatctCTGGCCAGCTGAACACAGTGCTGGGTGAACTGGAATCTTTCACTGGGAGGagcgtccagcccctccctcagccacctccgtcctcctccttccctcctgccccgtcctgggcatggacaccaagccccgcctcctcttcaGTGGCTCAGAACAGCTTCTTACACTCCACCATTAAtg GAGTTTCCATGGATACCAGTGCCCGCTATCCCATGAGGGCTACCAGAGCATATAGTGGATACACTCCAGCaag tctctcctctgagctagatggccagaggctgcagagactgatcgacgacaacaaaaggtggctggaatcacgacgcaaagacccaaatgt GCCTCTCTTCACACGCTACCCAGCTGCCCCGCACACCAATGGGCTGGTCCAGCTCAGCCTGGACAAGAAGAATCAGATCAAGGTCTACCATTACTGA